One window from the genome of Ciconia boyciana chromosome 8, ASM3463844v1, whole genome shotgun sequence encodes:
- the LOC140655963 gene encoding synaptotagmin-15-like isoform X1 — protein MPEQAVAVAGGIIGGTLLFVVIGITAYLLWKKFCRLLSYEKLASPVKTANANAIFQDQSTSEIQLKSTRSRNIPFIIPPTLHGRDWMTLMNEEQVQEDSDPYMIPQSGPRSSFHSLAGAYVVGTINPELYKFPEDKSETDFPEGNIGRLWFSIEYEQESERLLVSLIKVRKLQPPADSCSPFVKIYLLPDERSYLQSKTKRKTLNPQFDENFVFQVSSKMLLQRTLKFLVYHVDKQKKHHLLGQVIFPLKNETLTDDNKLVIWRDLEKENLEPPSDYGDIQFSLSYNDYLGRLTVVVLRARGLKLQEESHAVSVYVKVSLMNHNKLIKSKKTAAVLGSPNPVYNETFSFKADQTELDTASLSLSVLQSIKGEKTHLLGHVVVGPFMYTRGKELEHWNEMINKPKELVKRWHALCHSM, from the exons ATGCCCG AACAAGCAGTTGCTGTTGCTGGAGGTATAATAGGAGGGACCCTTTTATTTGTTGTCATTGGAATAACCGCATACCTGCTCTGGAAGAAATTTTGCCGCCTCCTTTCTTATGAAAAGCTCGCCAGTCCTGtcaaaacagcaaatgcaaatgcCATTTTTCAGGATCAGTCAACTTCTGAAATTCAACTAAAAAGCACAAG ATCCAGAAACATTCCTTTTATCATTCCACCAACACTGCATGGGCGAGACTGGATGACCCTGATGAACGAAGAACAGGTTCAGGAAGACAGTGACCCCTACATGATTCCTCAGTCTGGGCCACGGTCATCATTTCATTCTTTGG CTGGAGCTTATGTTGTAGGGACCATTAACCCAGAGCTGTACAAGTTTCCTGAAGACAAAAGTGAGACGGATTTTCCTGAAGGCAACATTGGCCGCCTCTGGTTCTCCATAGAATATGAGCAAGAGTCAGAGAGGCTCCTCGTCTCCTTGATCAAAGTCAGAAAGCTGCAGCCTCCTGCCGATTCCTGTAGTCCGTTTGTGAAAATCTACTTGCTGCCTGATGAAAGAAGCTACTTGCAGTCCAAAACAAAACGCAAAACCCTTAACCCGCAGTTCGatgaaaactttgtttttcag GTTTCCAGTAAAATGTTGCTCCAAAGGACTCTGAAGTTTTTGGTTTATCATGTTGATAAACAGAAGAAGCATCACCTCCTAGGCCAAGTTATCTTcccactgaaaaatgaaacattaactGATGACAATAAACTAGTCATATGGAGAGatctggagaaagaaaacttggAG CCTCCTTCAGACTATGGTGATATCCAGTTCTCCCTCAGCTACAATGACTACCTGGGCCGTCTCACTGTAGTGGTTCTGAGGGCAAGAGGATTAAAGCTCCAGGAGGAGAGCCATGCTGTCA gTGTATATGTCAAAGTCTCACTAATGAACCATAATAAATTAATCAAAAGTAAAAAGACAGCAGCTGTTCTGGGATCTCCCAATCCAGTGTATAATGAAACCTTCAGTTTCAAGGCAGATCAGACAGAGCTGGATACAGCGAGCCTCAGTCTGTCTGTGCTCCAGAGCATCAAGGGAGAAA aaacacATCTGCTAGGACATGTGGTAGTTGGGCCTTTCATGTACACCCGTGGCAAAGAGCTAGAACACTGGAATGAGATGATCAACAAGCCCAAGGAGTTGGTTAAACGATGGCATGCTCTCTGCCACAGCATGTGA
- the LOC140655963 gene encoding synaptotagmin-15-like isoform X4: protein MTLMNEEQVQEDSDPYMIPQSGPRSSFHSLAGAYVVGTINPELYKFPEDKSETDFPEGNIGRLWFSIEYEQESERLLVSLIKVRKLQPPADSCSPFVKIYLLPDERSYLQSKTKRKTLNPQFDENFVFQVSSKMLLQRTLKFLVYHVDKQKKHHLLGQVIFPLKNETLTDDNKLVIWRDLEKENLEPPSDYGDIQFSLSYNDYLGRLTVVVLRARGLKLQEESHAVSVYVKVSLMNHNKLIKSKKTAAVLGSPNPVYNETFSFKADQTELDTASLSLSVLQSIKGEKTHLLGHVVVGPFMYTRGKELEHWNEMINKPKELVKRWHALCHSM, encoded by the exons ATGACCCTGATGAACGAAGAACAGGTTCAGGAAGACAGTGACCCCTACATGATTCCTCAGTCTGGGCCACGGTCATCATTTCATTCTTTGG CTGGAGCTTATGTTGTAGGGACCATTAACCCAGAGCTGTACAAGTTTCCTGAAGACAAAAGTGAGACGGATTTTCCTGAAGGCAACATTGGCCGCCTCTGGTTCTCCATAGAATATGAGCAAGAGTCAGAGAGGCTCCTCGTCTCCTTGATCAAAGTCAGAAAGCTGCAGCCTCCTGCCGATTCCTGTAGTCCGTTTGTGAAAATCTACTTGCTGCCTGATGAAAGAAGCTACTTGCAGTCCAAAACAAAACGCAAAACCCTTAACCCGCAGTTCGatgaaaactttgtttttcag GTTTCCAGTAAAATGTTGCTCCAAAGGACTCTGAAGTTTTTGGTTTATCATGTTGATAAACAGAAGAAGCATCACCTCCTAGGCCAAGTTATCTTcccactgaaaaatgaaacattaactGATGACAATAAACTAGTCATATGGAGAGatctggagaaagaaaacttggAG CCTCCTTCAGACTATGGTGATATCCAGTTCTCCCTCAGCTACAATGACTACCTGGGCCGTCTCACTGTAGTGGTTCTGAGGGCAAGAGGATTAAAGCTCCAGGAGGAGAGCCATGCTGTCA gTGTATATGTCAAAGTCTCACTAATGAACCATAATAAATTAATCAAAAGTAAAAAGACAGCAGCTGTTCTGGGATCTCCCAATCCAGTGTATAATGAAACCTTCAGTTTCAAGGCAGATCAGACAGAGCTGGATACAGCGAGCCTCAGTCTGTCTGTGCTCCAGAGCATCAAGGGAGAAA aaacacATCTGCTAGGACATGTGGTAGTTGGGCCTTTCATGTACACCCGTGGCAAAGAGCTAGAACACTGGAATGAGATGATCAACAAGCCCAAGGAGTTGGTTAAACGATGGCATGCTCTCTGCCACAGCATGTGA
- the LOC140655963 gene encoding synaptotagmin-15-like isoform X3: MPEQAVAVAGGIIGGTLLFVVIGITAYLLWKKFCRLLSYEKLASPVKTANANAIFQDQSTSEIQLKSTRSRNIPFIIPPTLHGRDWMTLMNEEQVQEDSDPYMIPQSGPRSSFHSLAGAYVVGTINPELYKFPEDKSETDFPEGNIGRLWFSIEYEQESERLLVSLIKVRKLQPPADSCSPFVKIYLLPDERSYLQSKTKRKTLNPQFDENFVFQVSSKMLLQRTLKFLVYHVDKQKKHHLLGQVIFPLKNETLTDDNKLVIWRDLEKENLEPPSDYGDIQFSLSYNDYLGRLTVVVLRARGLKLQEESHAVKTHLLGHVVVGPFMYTRGKELEHWNEMINKPKELVKRWHALCHSM, translated from the exons ATGCCCG AACAAGCAGTTGCTGTTGCTGGAGGTATAATAGGAGGGACCCTTTTATTTGTTGTCATTGGAATAACCGCATACCTGCTCTGGAAGAAATTTTGCCGCCTCCTTTCTTATGAAAAGCTCGCCAGTCCTGtcaaaacagcaaatgcaaatgcCATTTTTCAGGATCAGTCAACTTCTGAAATTCAACTAAAAAGCACAAG ATCCAGAAACATTCCTTTTATCATTCCACCAACACTGCATGGGCGAGACTGGATGACCCTGATGAACGAAGAACAGGTTCAGGAAGACAGTGACCCCTACATGATTCCTCAGTCTGGGCCACGGTCATCATTTCATTCTTTGG CTGGAGCTTATGTTGTAGGGACCATTAACCCAGAGCTGTACAAGTTTCCTGAAGACAAAAGTGAGACGGATTTTCCTGAAGGCAACATTGGCCGCCTCTGGTTCTCCATAGAATATGAGCAAGAGTCAGAGAGGCTCCTCGTCTCCTTGATCAAAGTCAGAAAGCTGCAGCCTCCTGCCGATTCCTGTAGTCCGTTTGTGAAAATCTACTTGCTGCCTGATGAAAGAAGCTACTTGCAGTCCAAAACAAAACGCAAAACCCTTAACCCGCAGTTCGatgaaaactttgtttttcag GTTTCCAGTAAAATGTTGCTCCAAAGGACTCTGAAGTTTTTGGTTTATCATGTTGATAAACAGAAGAAGCATCACCTCCTAGGCCAAGTTATCTTcccactgaaaaatgaaacattaactGATGACAATAAACTAGTCATATGGAGAGatctggagaaagaaaacttggAG CCTCCTTCAGACTATGGTGATATCCAGTTCTCCCTCAGCTACAATGACTACCTGGGCCGTCTCACTGTAGTGGTTCTGAGGGCAAGAGGATTAAAGCTCCAGGAGGAGAGCCATGCTGTCA aaacacATCTGCTAGGACATGTGGTAGTTGGGCCTTTCATGTACACCCGTGGCAAAGAGCTAGAACACTGGAATGAGATGATCAACAAGCCCAAGGAGTTGGTTAAACGATGGCATGCTCTCTGCCACAGCATGTGA
- the LOC140655963 gene encoding synaptotagmin-15-like isoform X2, whose amino-acid sequence MEESATVVVLSRSRNIPFIIPPTLHGRDWMTLMNEEQVQEDSDPYMIPQSGPRSSFHSLAGAYVVGTINPELYKFPEDKSETDFPEGNIGRLWFSIEYEQESERLLVSLIKVRKLQPPADSCSPFVKIYLLPDERSYLQSKTKRKTLNPQFDENFVFQVSSKMLLQRTLKFLVYHVDKQKKHHLLGQVIFPLKNETLTDDNKLVIWRDLEKENLEPPSDYGDIQFSLSYNDYLGRLTVVVLRARGLKLQEESHAVSVYVKVSLMNHNKLIKSKKTAAVLGSPNPVYNETFSFKADQTELDTASLSLSVLQSIKGEKTHLLGHVVVGPFMYTRGKELEHWNEMINKPKELVKRWHALCHSM is encoded by the exons atgg AGGAGTCAGCAACTGTGGTTGTCTTGAGCAGATCCAGAAACATTCCTTTTATCATTCCACCAACACTGCATGGGCGAGACTGGATGACCCTGATGAACGAAGAACAGGTTCAGGAAGACAGTGACCCCTACATGATTCCTCAGTCTGGGCCACGGTCATCATTTCATTCTTTGG CTGGAGCTTATGTTGTAGGGACCATTAACCCAGAGCTGTACAAGTTTCCTGAAGACAAAAGTGAGACGGATTTTCCTGAAGGCAACATTGGCCGCCTCTGGTTCTCCATAGAATATGAGCAAGAGTCAGAGAGGCTCCTCGTCTCCTTGATCAAAGTCAGAAAGCTGCAGCCTCCTGCCGATTCCTGTAGTCCGTTTGTGAAAATCTACTTGCTGCCTGATGAAAGAAGCTACTTGCAGTCCAAAACAAAACGCAAAACCCTTAACCCGCAGTTCGatgaaaactttgtttttcag GTTTCCAGTAAAATGTTGCTCCAAAGGACTCTGAAGTTTTTGGTTTATCATGTTGATAAACAGAAGAAGCATCACCTCCTAGGCCAAGTTATCTTcccactgaaaaatgaaacattaactGATGACAATAAACTAGTCATATGGAGAGatctggagaaagaaaacttggAG CCTCCTTCAGACTATGGTGATATCCAGTTCTCCCTCAGCTACAATGACTACCTGGGCCGTCTCACTGTAGTGGTTCTGAGGGCAAGAGGATTAAAGCTCCAGGAGGAGAGCCATGCTGTCA gTGTATATGTCAAAGTCTCACTAATGAACCATAATAAATTAATCAAAAGTAAAAAGACAGCAGCTGTTCTGGGATCTCCCAATCCAGTGTATAATGAAACCTTCAGTTTCAAGGCAGATCAGACAGAGCTGGATACAGCGAGCCTCAGTCTGTCTGTGCTCCAGAGCATCAAGGGAGAAA aaacacATCTGCTAGGACATGTGGTAGTTGGGCCTTTCATGTACACCCGTGGCAAAGAGCTAGAACACTGGAATGAGATGATCAACAAGCCCAAGGAGTTGGTTAAACGATGGCATGCTCTCTGCCACAGCATGTGA